Proteins found in one Labrus bergylta chromosome 8, fLabBer1.1, whole genome shotgun sequence genomic segment:
- the si:dkeyp-97a10.2 gene encoding uncharacterized protein si:dkeyp-97a10.2 isoform X3, with product MIIPATPAAEEQGRDDVLLPRSWTNSALCSLSAAAGVMDLQCFLSCRVALLLFLMPCGLRCISVHILNEEPMYVIPGSILVLNARIEQGPLEEILMVTWDREPESGVTPESETLATCPGSGSKCAGTTPNVHGSMQQQETTLQINGYSSMDSGVYAVTVTDHKGVKTTAHCIVRMYEAVHHVSVSINSSHSPSLVCGEAWGTDPHFSWLHERAAITQTVGTVSKDGTTLFVTMKPFCGHFTCMVSNKLGYSSATYTAEPCETKDRGTTAAVVCLVLLLLVGGVLAFLLWRRHRHNNRGERLHEHLDDAI from the exons ATGATAATTCCTGCAACCCCTGCTGCAGAGGAACAGGGTAGAGATGATGTGCTGTTGCCGAGGTCATGGACAAATTCTgctctgtgttctctgtctgcagcagcaggtgttatggatcttcagtgtttcctgagCTGCAGAGTTGCCCTGCTGCTTTTCTTGa TGCCATGTGGGCTCCGTTGTATATCTGTGCACATCCTCAACGAGGAGCCCATGTACGTCATCCCCGGCTCAATTCTGGTTCTGAACGCCCGCATCGAGCAGGGACCCCTGGAAGAGATCCTTATGGTGACCTGGGACCGGGAGCCTGAGTCTGGAGTCACTCCAGAGAGTGAGACACTGGCCACTTGTCCTGGCAGTGGCTCCAAATGTGCTGGTACGACGCCAAACGTCCATGGTagcatgcagcagcaggagacgACACTTCAGATTAATGGATACAGCAGCATGGACAGCGGAGTGTACGCTGTGACGGTGACGGATCACAAAGGGGTCAAAACCACGGCACACTGCATCGTCAGGATGTATG AGGCGGTGCACCATGTCTCAGTCAGCATCAACAGTTCTCACAGTCCCTCGCTGGTCTGCGGCGAGGCCTGGGGGACGGACCCGCACTTCAGCTGGCTCCACGAGAGAGCTGCTATCACTCAGACTGTGGGGACAGTCTCTAAAGATGGAACAACACTGTTTGTGACCATGAAACCTTTCTGTGGACACTTCACCTGCATGGTCAGCAACAAGCTGGGCTACAGCTCAGCCACCTACACTGCAG AACCTTGTGAGACAAAGGACAGAGGGACCACAGCGGCCGTTGTGTGTCTTGTCCTCCTGCTGCTGGTCGGAGGAGTTCTGGCATTTCTGCTGTGGAG AAGACACAGGCACAATAACAGAGGCGAGAGGCTGCACGAACATTTGGACGATGCCATCTAA
- the si:dkeyp-97a10.3 gene encoding uncharacterized protein si:dkeyp-97a10.3 isoform X2: protein MRHPLLLISLLLAVLHTVNVVAQNPVQIQFQTSPVLVQSGTEIVLTVLTVPDVLSVKWVYQGVTLGLWAGGNPTINTVTQFQGRVTITATQLRIGGAQLRDAGNYAVEVDPLDTAGLVSNSGSVQVRVFDAVTGVSLQIPSVAVEGRNVSLRCTQTAGTESEFQWGKGGETITADSRITITDGSLVINPARRGDTGEYTCTVRNLVSAQTATQSLTVYYGPDTPVLTKESPKDCVGTGDVLVGQTARLTCLSESLPPALFSWQRDGQTVAADQPDSGVLSLQTFSTDESGRFVCTARNSISAATSEQSTVLNIVDICLDVGEVVGIVIGCLLLILIIALLIWLIVYLVRRRRAQQRETVLAPKSNPNPRPVPPDPQPNNTRDLGQGPQPPLYYTNTRAHRPDRLHTDARENRSNPQTLELNRLQNSNTHRHNGRTDTNRLRHNSIQNSDSFQHNGFDNPAFTQADAPNISTHPNTQQQQNPNVVIQGGAQQPAVHVNLNTPPQNAQQNNNAQVPTIHVNVNSYPTNNQQTQPDTSVPVTNAANNNAAQMEQGLIERVLLNPRMESGRSFLSDPRLNGHIDTGQQDQPALIPTGFTHVNSNSASQRNANTQTYTQAPEPQHRSAGVSGTHDPSDSSSSQTQMPWDRLRGTPAYPSFRRGQTSPDSTDYTYHPPIPEARTQNRSQPRPRSRTPPRRQDAASAARQTRSRSADQRAPDSRSVTQLETARHTPRSPRTQREGAQRDIRASLGSQPAPRQEATGSNNPQAIPLMNQKPALGRSAVSQGLMTQQGLAALHGADTRALADPNHLPQAHMAPQHRAEPLQQTMRGLGTQTQPVTQAANPPRQGGTAPNLNPPAQSILTQAALTAHAQRAQTFDNRRQQTQAALLHPGPQAQVPTAPIPPPVIPLTQFQTMPKKHTQHISPAIGPKPPKPPVNIPVAQRHLHEQQRHNARHHHATMPGNHHHHAGAHKRAHIHGHHGHPTHPRQQQAHRGRPG, encoded by the exons ATGAGACACCCTCTGCTCCTTATCAGCCTGTTGCTGGCAG TCCTCCACACTGTCAATGTTGTGGCTCAAAACCCTGTCCAGATCCAGTTCCAGACGTCCCCGGTTCTGGTCCAATCCGGCACTGAGATCGTGTTAACAGTTTTAACTGTGCCCGACGTCCTATCAGTGAAATGGGTGTACCAGGGAGTCACTCTGGGACTGTGGGCCGGAGGGAACCCGACGATTAACACGGTGACCCAGTTCCAGGGTCGGGTCACCATCACTGCCACCCAGCTGAGAATTGGAGGGGCCCAGCTCCGCGACGCCGGGAACTACGCGGTGGAGGTGGATCCCTTGGATACAGCAGGACTAGTTTCTAACTCCGGATCCGTACAAGTGCGGGTGTTTG aTGCAGTGACCGGGGTGAGCCTGCAGATTCCCTCGGTAGCAGTGGAAGGAAGAAATGTGTCTCTGCGGTGCACGCAGACTGCTGGGACAGAAAGTGAATTCCAGTGGGGGAAAGGAGGGGAAACCATCACCGCTGACTCCCGGATCACCATCACAGACGGCTCTCTGGTCATCAACCCTGCCAGGCGGGGGGATACTGGGGAGTACACGTGTACTGTCAGAAACCTTGTCAGCGCCCAAACGGCCACACAGAGCCTCACTGTCTACT ATGGCCCTGACACCCCCGTGCTGACCAAGGAGAGCCCTAAAGACTGTGTTGGGACAGGAGATGTGCTGGTCGGGCAGACGGCGCGTCTCACCTGCTTGTCCGAATCGCTGCCCCCTGCCCTGTTCTCATGGCAACGTGATGGACAGACGGTTGCAGCCGATCAGCCGGACAGCGGGGTGCTCAGCCTTCAGACCTTCTCGACCGACGAGAGCGGCCGCTTCGTTTGCACGGCCAGGAACAGCATCTCGGCGGCCACGTCCGAGCAGAGCACAGTCCTGAACATCGTAG ACATATGTCTCGATGTTGGAGAAGTGGTGGGgattgtgattggctgtttgctgCTGATCTTAATCATCGCGCTCCTCATCTGGCTCATTGTCTATCTCGTGCGAAGGAGGAGGG CGCAGCAAAGGGAAACTGTGCTTGCGCCGAAGTCCAACCCAAATCCCAGGCCTGTA CCTCCAGATCCACAACCTAATAATACAAGGGATTTGGGCCAAGGTCCCCAACCCCCCCTCtactacacaaacacacgagcACACCGCCCTGACCGACTCCACACGGACGCACGCGAAAACCGCAGCAACCCACAGACACTAGAGCTCAACAGGCTGCAAAACTCCAACACACACCGACACAATGGACGCACAGACACAAATAGACTCCGACACAATTCTATTCAGAACAGTGATTCATTCCAACACAATGGATTCGACAACCCGGCATTCACGCAGGCTGATGCTCCAAATATAAGCACGCACCcgaacacacagcagcagcagaatccAAACGTTGTCATACAGGGCGGCGCCCAGCAGCCGGCCGTCCACGTCAACCTGAACACGCCGCCCCAAAACGCCCAGCAGAACAACAATGCACAAGTGCCGACCATTCATGTCAATGTTAACTCATACCCAACCAACAACCAGCAGACTCAGCCGGACACCTCAGTTCCTGTTACAAATGCAGCCAATAATAACGCTGCACAAATGGAACAAGGCTTAATAGAAAGAGTGCTTTTAAATCCTAGAATGGAAAGCGGGCGGTCATTTCTGAGTGACCCGCGGCTGAACGGTCACATAGACACAGGTCAGCAGGATCAGCCTGCACTTATACCAACTGGATTCACACACGTTAACAGTAACAGCGCTTCTCAAcgaaatgcaaacacacagacgtaCACGCAGGCGCCAGAGCCTCAACACAGGTCTGCTGGAGTCTCGGGTACCCATGATCCCTCTGACAGCTCCTCCTCACAGACACAGATGCCGTGGGATCGCCTCCGAGGGACACCGGCCTATCCAAGCTTTCGAAGAGGACAGACCTCCCCTGACTCTACAGACTACACCTACCATCCTCCCATTCCAGAGGCAAGAACGCAGAACAGATCTCAGCCGAGGCCTCGGAGTCGGACCCCTCCCCGCAGACAAGATGCTGCATCAGCAGCCAGACAAACACGCAGCCGTTCAGCTGATCAGCGAGCGCCAGACTCTCGCAGCGTAACACAGCTTGAGACCGCTCGCCACACACCGAGGAGCCCCCGCACTCAAAGGGAGGGTGCTCAGCGAGACATCAGAGCGTCTCTCGGTAGCCAGCCGGCCCCCAGGCAGGAAGCCACCGGCAGCAATAACCCCCAGGCTATCCCTCTCATGAACCAGAAGCCCGCTTTGGGCCGCTCTGCTGTGTCACAAGGACTGATGACACAACAGGGACTCGCAGCTCTGCACGGTGCAGATACAAGAGCTTTGGCTGATCCTAATCACCTTCCACAGGCACACATGGCCCCGCAGCACAGAGCAGAACCGCTCCAACAAACAATGCGAGGTCTGGGCACGCAGACGCAGCCTGTCACACAAGCAGCCAACCCACCTCGCCAAGGAGGCACCGCTCCAAACCTGAACCCCCCTGCCCAAAGTATCCTCACCCAGGCTGCACTTACTGCCCACGCTCAGAGGGCTCAGACATTTGATAACCGGAGACAACAAACCCAGGCCGCCCTGCTACACCCCGGACCACAGGCGCAGGTCCCTACTGCACCGATTCCTCCACCTGTGATCCCCCTCACTCAATTCCAAACAATGCCCAAGAAACACACCCAGCACATATCTCCAGCTATAGGCCCCAAGCCCCCAAAACCTCCTGTCAACATACCTGTGGCTCAAAGACATCTGCATGAGCAGCAGCGTCACAATGCGCGGCACCATCACGCCACGATGCCCGGTAACCATCATCACCATGCTGGCGCACACAAGCGTGCACACATCCACGGGCACCATGGCCACCCAACCCACCCACGACAG CAACAGGCTCACAGAGGGAGACCAGGATGA
- the si:dkeyp-97a10.2 gene encoding uncharacterized protein si:dkeyp-97a10.2 isoform X2 yields the protein MHVALIMFLSTPVFDDNVCVSPATLLQFPIPSRRLYPKRRTSERKYNTSKELQKRKQSGVMDLQCFLSCRVALLLFLMPCGLRCISVHILNEEPMYVIPGSILVLNARIEQGPLEEILMVTWDREPESGVTPESETLATCPGSGSKCAGTTPNVHGSMQQQETTLQINGYSSMDSGVYAVTVTDHKGVKTTAHCIVRMYEAVHHVSVSINSSHSPSLVCGEAWGTDPHFSWLHERAAITQTVGTVSKDGTTLFVTMKPFCGHFTCMVSNKLGYSSATYTAEPCETKDRGTTAAVVCLVLLLLVGGVLAFLLWRRHRHNNRGERLHEHLDDAI from the exons ATGCATGTTGCTTTAATTATGTTTCTTTCCACTCCTGTGTTTGATGATAACGTTTGTGTAAGCCCCGCCACACTTCTACAATTCCCAATTCCCAGCAGACGCCtctatccaaagcgacgtacatcagagaggaagtacaacacaagcaaggagctacaaaagaggaaacaat caggtgttatggatcttcagtgtttcctgagCTGCAGAGTTGCCCTGCTGCTTTTCTTGa TGCCATGTGGGCTCCGTTGTATATCTGTGCACATCCTCAACGAGGAGCCCATGTACGTCATCCCCGGCTCAATTCTGGTTCTGAACGCCCGCATCGAGCAGGGACCCCTGGAAGAGATCCTTATGGTGACCTGGGACCGGGAGCCTGAGTCTGGAGTCACTCCAGAGAGTGAGACACTGGCCACTTGTCCTGGCAGTGGCTCCAAATGTGCTGGTACGACGCCAAACGTCCATGGTagcatgcagcagcaggagacgACACTTCAGATTAATGGATACAGCAGCATGGACAGCGGAGTGTACGCTGTGACGGTGACGGATCACAAAGGGGTCAAAACCACGGCACACTGCATCGTCAGGATGTATG AGGCGGTGCACCATGTCTCAGTCAGCATCAACAGTTCTCACAGTCCCTCGCTGGTCTGCGGCGAGGCCTGGGGGACGGACCCGCACTTCAGCTGGCTCCACGAGAGAGCTGCTATCACTCAGACTGTGGGGACAGTCTCTAAAGATGGAACAACACTGTTTGTGACCATGAAACCTTTCTGTGGACACTTCACCTGCATGGTCAGCAACAAGCTGGGCTACAGCTCAGCCACCTACACTGCAG AACCTTGTGAGACAAAGGACAGAGGGACCACAGCGGCCGTTGTGTGTCTTGTCCTCCTGCTGCTGGTCGGAGGAGTTCTGGCATTTCTGCTGTGGAG AAGACACAGGCACAATAACAGAGGCGAGAGGCTGCACGAACATTTGGACGATGCCATCTAA
- the si:dkeyp-97a10.2 gene encoding uncharacterized protein si:dkeyp-97a10.2 isoform X4, protein MDLQCFLSCRVALLLFLMPCGLRCISVHILNEEPMYVIPGSILVLNARIEQGPLEEILMVTWDREPESGVTPESETLATCPGSGSKCAGTTPNVHGSMQQQETTLQINGYSSMDSGVYAVTVTDHKGVKTTAHCIVRMYEAVHHVSVSINSSHSPSLVCGEAWGTDPHFSWLHERAAITQTVGTVSKDGTTLFVTMKPFCGHFTCMVSNKLGYSSATYTAEPCETKDRGTTAAVVCLVLLLLVGGVLAFLLWRRHRHNNRGERLHEHLDDAI, encoded by the exons atggatcttcagtgtttcctgagCTGCAGAGTTGCCCTGCTGCTTTTCTTGa TGCCATGTGGGCTCCGTTGTATATCTGTGCACATCCTCAACGAGGAGCCCATGTACGTCATCCCCGGCTCAATTCTGGTTCTGAACGCCCGCATCGAGCAGGGACCCCTGGAAGAGATCCTTATGGTGACCTGGGACCGGGAGCCTGAGTCTGGAGTCACTCCAGAGAGTGAGACACTGGCCACTTGTCCTGGCAGTGGCTCCAAATGTGCTGGTACGACGCCAAACGTCCATGGTagcatgcagcagcaggagacgACACTTCAGATTAATGGATACAGCAGCATGGACAGCGGAGTGTACGCTGTGACGGTGACGGATCACAAAGGGGTCAAAACCACGGCACACTGCATCGTCAGGATGTATG AGGCGGTGCACCATGTCTCAGTCAGCATCAACAGTTCTCACAGTCCCTCGCTGGTCTGCGGCGAGGCCTGGGGGACGGACCCGCACTTCAGCTGGCTCCACGAGAGAGCTGCTATCACTCAGACTGTGGGGACAGTCTCTAAAGATGGAACAACACTGTTTGTGACCATGAAACCTTTCTGTGGACACTTCACCTGCATGGTCAGCAACAAGCTGGGCTACAGCTCAGCCACCTACACTGCAG AACCTTGTGAGACAAAGGACAGAGGGACCACAGCGGCCGTTGTGTGTCTTGTCCTCCTGCTGCTGGTCGGAGGAGTTCTGGCATTTCTGCTGTGGAG AAGACACAGGCACAATAACAGAGGCGAGAGGCTGCACGAACATTTGGACGATGCCATCTAA
- the si:dkeyp-97a10.3 gene encoding uncharacterized protein si:dkeyp-97a10.3 isoform X1 — protein sequence MRHPLLLISLLLAVLHTVNVVAQNPVQIQFQTSPVLVQSGTEIVLTVLTVPDVLSVKWVYQGVTLGLWAGGNPTINTVTQFQGRVTITATQLRIGGAQLRDAGNYAVEVDPLDTAGLVSNSGSVQVRVFDAVTGVSLQIPSVAVEGRNVSLRCTQTAGTESEFQWGKGGETITADSRITITDGSLVINPARRGDTGEYTCTVRNLVSAQTATQSLTVYYGPDTPVLTKESPKDCVGTGDVLVGQTARLTCLSESLPPALFSWQRDGQTVAADQPDSGVLSLQTFSTDESGRFVCTARNSISAATSEQSTVLNIVDICLDVGEVVGIVIGCLLLILIIALLIWLIVYLVRRRRAQQRETVLAPKSNPNPRPVPPDPQPNNTRDLGQGPQPPLYYTNTRAHRPDRLHTDARENRSNPQTLELNRLQNSNTHRHNGRTDTNRLRHNSIQNSDSFQHNGFDNPAFTQADAPNISTHPNTQQQQNPNVVIQGGAQQPAVHVNLNTPPQNAQQNNNAQVPTIHVNVNSYPTNNQQTQPDTSVPVTNAANNNAAQMEQGLIERVLLNPRMESGRSFLSDPRLNGHIDTGQQDQPALIPTGFTHVNSNSASQRNANTQTYTQAPEPQHRSAGVSGTHDPSDSSSSQTQMPWDRLRGTPAYPSFRRGQTSPDSTDYTYHPPIPEARTQNRSQPRPRSRTPPRRQDAASAARQTRSRSADQRAPDSRSVTQLETARHTPRSPRTQREGAQRDIRASLGSQPAPRQEATGSNNPQAIPLMNQKPALGRSAVSQGLMTQQGLAALHGADTRALADPNHLPQAHMAPQHRAEPLQQTMRGLGTQTQPVTQAANPPRQGGTAPNLNPPAQSILTQAALTAHAQRAQTFDNRRQQTQAALLHPGPQAQVPTAPIPPPVIPLTQFQTMPKKHTQHISPAIGPKPPKPPVNIPVAQRHLHEQQRHNARHHHATMPGNHHHHAGAHKRAHIHGHHGHPTHPRQVREMQFEGLKV from the exons ATGAGACACCCTCTGCTCCTTATCAGCCTGTTGCTGGCAG TCCTCCACACTGTCAATGTTGTGGCTCAAAACCCTGTCCAGATCCAGTTCCAGACGTCCCCGGTTCTGGTCCAATCCGGCACTGAGATCGTGTTAACAGTTTTAACTGTGCCCGACGTCCTATCAGTGAAATGGGTGTACCAGGGAGTCACTCTGGGACTGTGGGCCGGAGGGAACCCGACGATTAACACGGTGACCCAGTTCCAGGGTCGGGTCACCATCACTGCCACCCAGCTGAGAATTGGAGGGGCCCAGCTCCGCGACGCCGGGAACTACGCGGTGGAGGTGGATCCCTTGGATACAGCAGGACTAGTTTCTAACTCCGGATCCGTACAAGTGCGGGTGTTTG aTGCAGTGACCGGGGTGAGCCTGCAGATTCCCTCGGTAGCAGTGGAAGGAAGAAATGTGTCTCTGCGGTGCACGCAGACTGCTGGGACAGAAAGTGAATTCCAGTGGGGGAAAGGAGGGGAAACCATCACCGCTGACTCCCGGATCACCATCACAGACGGCTCTCTGGTCATCAACCCTGCCAGGCGGGGGGATACTGGGGAGTACACGTGTACTGTCAGAAACCTTGTCAGCGCCCAAACGGCCACACAGAGCCTCACTGTCTACT ATGGCCCTGACACCCCCGTGCTGACCAAGGAGAGCCCTAAAGACTGTGTTGGGACAGGAGATGTGCTGGTCGGGCAGACGGCGCGTCTCACCTGCTTGTCCGAATCGCTGCCCCCTGCCCTGTTCTCATGGCAACGTGATGGACAGACGGTTGCAGCCGATCAGCCGGACAGCGGGGTGCTCAGCCTTCAGACCTTCTCGACCGACGAGAGCGGCCGCTTCGTTTGCACGGCCAGGAACAGCATCTCGGCGGCCACGTCCGAGCAGAGCACAGTCCTGAACATCGTAG ACATATGTCTCGATGTTGGAGAAGTGGTGGGgattgtgattggctgtttgctgCTGATCTTAATCATCGCGCTCCTCATCTGGCTCATTGTCTATCTCGTGCGAAGGAGGAGGG CGCAGCAAAGGGAAACTGTGCTTGCGCCGAAGTCCAACCCAAATCCCAGGCCTGTA CCTCCAGATCCACAACCTAATAATACAAGGGATTTGGGCCAAGGTCCCCAACCCCCCCTCtactacacaaacacacgagcACACCGCCCTGACCGACTCCACACGGACGCACGCGAAAACCGCAGCAACCCACAGACACTAGAGCTCAACAGGCTGCAAAACTCCAACACACACCGACACAATGGACGCACAGACACAAATAGACTCCGACACAATTCTATTCAGAACAGTGATTCATTCCAACACAATGGATTCGACAACCCGGCATTCACGCAGGCTGATGCTCCAAATATAAGCACGCACCcgaacacacagcagcagcagaatccAAACGTTGTCATACAGGGCGGCGCCCAGCAGCCGGCCGTCCACGTCAACCTGAACACGCCGCCCCAAAACGCCCAGCAGAACAACAATGCACAAGTGCCGACCATTCATGTCAATGTTAACTCATACCCAACCAACAACCAGCAGACTCAGCCGGACACCTCAGTTCCTGTTACAAATGCAGCCAATAATAACGCTGCACAAATGGAACAAGGCTTAATAGAAAGAGTGCTTTTAAATCCTAGAATGGAAAGCGGGCGGTCATTTCTGAGTGACCCGCGGCTGAACGGTCACATAGACACAGGTCAGCAGGATCAGCCTGCACTTATACCAACTGGATTCACACACGTTAACAGTAACAGCGCTTCTCAAcgaaatgcaaacacacagacgtaCACGCAGGCGCCAGAGCCTCAACACAGGTCTGCTGGAGTCTCGGGTACCCATGATCCCTCTGACAGCTCCTCCTCACAGACACAGATGCCGTGGGATCGCCTCCGAGGGACACCGGCCTATCCAAGCTTTCGAAGAGGACAGACCTCCCCTGACTCTACAGACTACACCTACCATCCTCCCATTCCAGAGGCAAGAACGCAGAACAGATCTCAGCCGAGGCCTCGGAGTCGGACCCCTCCCCGCAGACAAGATGCTGCATCAGCAGCCAGACAAACACGCAGCCGTTCAGCTGATCAGCGAGCGCCAGACTCTCGCAGCGTAACACAGCTTGAGACCGCTCGCCACACACCGAGGAGCCCCCGCACTCAAAGGGAGGGTGCTCAGCGAGACATCAGAGCGTCTCTCGGTAGCCAGCCGGCCCCCAGGCAGGAAGCCACCGGCAGCAATAACCCCCAGGCTATCCCTCTCATGAACCAGAAGCCCGCTTTGGGCCGCTCTGCTGTGTCACAAGGACTGATGACACAACAGGGACTCGCAGCTCTGCACGGTGCAGATACAAGAGCTTTGGCTGATCCTAATCACCTTCCACAGGCACACATGGCCCCGCAGCACAGAGCAGAACCGCTCCAACAAACAATGCGAGGTCTGGGCACGCAGACGCAGCCTGTCACACAAGCAGCCAACCCACCTCGCCAAGGAGGCACCGCTCCAAACCTGAACCCCCCTGCCCAAAGTATCCTCACCCAGGCTGCACTTACTGCCCACGCTCAGAGGGCTCAGACATTTGATAACCGGAGACAACAAACCCAGGCCGCCCTGCTACACCCCGGACCACAGGCGCAGGTCCCTACTGCACCGATTCCTCCACCTGTGATCCCCCTCACTCAATTCCAAACAATGCCCAAGAAACACACCCAGCACATATCTCCAGCTATAGGCCCCAAGCCCCCAAAACCTCCTGTCAACATACCTGTGGCTCAAAGACATCTGCATGAGCAGCAGCGTCACAATGCGCGGCACCATCACGCCACGATGCCCGGTAACCATCATCACCATGCTGGCGCACACAAGCGTGCACACATCCACGGGCACCATGGCCACCCAACCCACCCACGACAGGTGAGGGAGATGCAGTTTGAAGGATTAAAAGTGTAG
- the si:dkeyp-97a10.2 gene encoding uncharacterized protein si:dkeyp-97a10.2 isoform X1, translated as MHVALIMFLSTPVFDDNVCVSPATLLQFPIPSRRLYPKRRTSERKYNTSKELQKRKQSAGVMDLQCFLSCRVALLLFLMPCGLRCISVHILNEEPMYVIPGSILVLNARIEQGPLEEILMVTWDREPESGVTPESETLATCPGSGSKCAGTTPNVHGSMQQQETTLQINGYSSMDSGVYAVTVTDHKGVKTTAHCIVRMYEAVHHVSVSINSSHSPSLVCGEAWGTDPHFSWLHERAAITQTVGTVSKDGTTLFVTMKPFCGHFTCMVSNKLGYSSATYTAEPCETKDRGTTAAVVCLVLLLLVGGVLAFLLWRRHRHNNRGERLHEHLDDAI; from the exons ATGCATGTTGCTTTAATTATGTTTCTTTCCACTCCTGTGTTTGATGATAACGTTTGTGTAAGCCCCGCCACACTTCTACAATTCCCAATTCCCAGCAGACGCCtctatccaaagcgacgtacatcagagaggaagtacaacacaagcaaggagctacaaaagaggaaacaat cagcaggtgttatggatcttcagtgtttcctgagCTGCAGAGTTGCCCTGCTGCTTTTCTTGa TGCCATGTGGGCTCCGTTGTATATCTGTGCACATCCTCAACGAGGAGCCCATGTACGTCATCCCCGGCTCAATTCTGGTTCTGAACGCCCGCATCGAGCAGGGACCCCTGGAAGAGATCCTTATGGTGACCTGGGACCGGGAGCCTGAGTCTGGAGTCACTCCAGAGAGTGAGACACTGGCCACTTGTCCTGGCAGTGGCTCCAAATGTGCTGGTACGACGCCAAACGTCCATGGTagcatgcagcagcaggagacgACACTTCAGATTAATGGATACAGCAGCATGGACAGCGGAGTGTACGCTGTGACGGTGACGGATCACAAAGGGGTCAAAACCACGGCACACTGCATCGTCAGGATGTATG AGGCGGTGCACCATGTCTCAGTCAGCATCAACAGTTCTCACAGTCCCTCGCTGGTCTGCGGCGAGGCCTGGGGGACGGACCCGCACTTCAGCTGGCTCCACGAGAGAGCTGCTATCACTCAGACTGTGGGGACAGTCTCTAAAGATGGAACAACACTGTTTGTGACCATGAAACCTTTCTGTGGACACTTCACCTGCATGGTCAGCAACAAGCTGGGCTACAGCTCAGCCACCTACACTGCAG AACCTTGTGAGACAAAGGACAGAGGGACCACAGCGGCCGTTGTGTGTCTTGTCCTCCTGCTGCTGGTCGGAGGAGTTCTGGCATTTCTGCTGTGGAG AAGACACAGGCACAATAACAGAGGCGAGAGGCTGCACGAACATTTGGACGATGCCATCTAA